From the Lathyrus oleraceus cultivar Zhongwan6 chromosome 4, CAAS_Psat_ZW6_1.0, whole genome shotgun sequence genome, one window contains:
- the LOC127073494 gene encoding probable sucrose-phosphate synthase: MAGNDWLNSYLEAILDVGPGLDDAKSSLLLRERGRFSPTRYFVEEVIGFDETDLYRSWVRASSSRSPQERNTRLENMCWRIWNLARQKKQLESEAVQRVNKRRLERERGRREATADMSEDLSEGERGDPVSDVSAHGGDVSAHGGDSVKSRLPRISSADAMETWANSQKGKKLYIVLISIHGLIRGENMELGRDSDTGGQVKYVVELARALGSMPGVYRVDLLTRQVSSPDVDWSYGEPTEMLAPRNTDEFGDDMGESSGAYIIRIPFGPRSKYIPKEELWPYIPEFVDGAIGHIIQMSKALGEQIGSGHAVWPVAIHGHYADAGDSAALLSGALNVPMIFTGHSLGRDKLEQLLKQGRLSSDEINSTYKIMRRIEAEELALDGTEIVITSTRQEIEEQWRLYNGFDPVLERKIRARIRRNVSCYGRYMPRMSVIPPGMEFHHIAPLDGDIETEPEGILDHPAPQDPPIWSEIMRFFSNPRKPVILALARPDPKKNITTLVKAFGECRPLRELANLTLIMGNRDGIDEMSSTSSSVLLSVLKLIDKYDLYGQVAYPKHHKQSDVPDIYRLAAKTKGVFINPAFIEPFGLTLIEAAAYGLPMVATKNGGPVDIHRVLDNGLLIDPHDEKSIADALLKLVSNKQLWAKCRQNGLKNIHLFSWPEHCKTYLSKIATCKPRHPQWQRSEDGGESSESEESPGDSLRDIQDLSLNLKFSLDGEKSGDSGNDNSLDPDGNATDRTTKLENAVLSWSKGISKDTRRGGATEKSGQNSNAGKFPPLRSRNRLFVIAVDCDTTSGLLEMIKVIFEAAGEDRAEGSIGFILSTSLTISEIQSFLISGGLSPNDFDAYICNSGSDLYYPSLNSEDRLFVGDLYFHSHIEYRWGGEGLRKTLIRWASSIIDKKGENNQQIVSPAEQLSTDYCYAFNVRKAGMAPPLKELRKLMRIQALRCHPIYCQNGTRLNVIPVLASRSQALRYLYVRWGFELSKMVVFVGECGDTDYEGLVGGLHKSVILKGVGSRAISQLHNNRNYPLSDVMPLDSPNIVQAAEGSSSADIQALLEKVGYLKG; encoded by the exons ATGGCAGGAAATGATTGGTTGAATAGTTATCTAGAAGCGATTCTGGACGTTGGTCCTGGTCTTGATGATGCTAAATCCTCTCTTCTTCTTAGAGAGAGAGGTAGGTTTAGTCCAACTCGCTACTTTGTTGAAGAAGTTATCGGTTTCGATGAGACCGATCTCTATCGCTCTTGGGTTCGG GCTTCTTCATCAAGGAGTCCTCAAGAGAGGAATACTCGATTGGAAAATATGTGTTGGAGGATTTGGAACCTCGCTCGTCAGAAGAAGCAG CTTGAGAGTGAAGCGGTACAGAGAGTGAACAAACGAAGACTTGAACGGGAAAGAGGGAGAAGAGAAGCTACTGCTGATATGTCTGAGGATTTGTCTGAAGGAGAGAGAGGAGATCCGGTGAGTGATGTTTCTGCGCATGGTGGTGATGTTTCTGCTCACGGTGGTGATTCGGTTAAATCCAGATTGCCTAGGATCAGTTCTGCTGATGCTATGGAGACTTGGGCGAATAGTCAGAAAGGAAAGAAGCTCTACATTGTTCTCATTAG CATTCATGGCCTCATACGTGGGGAGAATATGGAGCTGGGGCGTGATTCTGATACCGGTGGTCAG GTTAAGTATGTTGTGGAGCTTGCACGGGCCTTGGGATCAATGCCGGGAGTTTATCGGGTTGATTTGCTGACTAGGCAAGTCTCCTCGCCTGATGTAGATTGGAGTTATGGGGAACCAACGGAAATGTTGGCTCCTAGAAACACGGATGAATTTGGAGATGACATGGGAGAGAGCAGTGGTGCTTACATCATTCGTATTCCATTTGGTCCGAGAAGTAAATATATTCCGAAAGAAGAACTCTGGCCTTACATTCCTGAATTTGTTGATGGAGCGATTGGTCACATTATACAGATGTCCAAGGCTCTTGGGGAGCAAATTGGCAGTGGGCATGCTGTCTGGCCGGTTGCTATTCACGGGCATTATGCGGATGCAGGCGACTCTGCTGCTCTTCTGTCCGGTGCTTTGAATGTACCCATGATTTTTACCGGCCACTCACTTGGTCGAGATAAGTTGGAACAACTTTTAAAGCAAGGCCGATTATCAAGTGATGAAATAAACTCAACTTacaagatcatgcgtaggatagaAGCTGAAGAATTAGCCCTTGATGGTACTGAAATAGTTATAACAAGCACTAGACAGGAAATAGAAGAACAGTGGCGCTTGTATAATGGTTTTGATCCAGTATTGGAACGTAAAATACGAGCAAGGATCAGGCGTAATGTGAGCTGTTATGGTAGATACATGCCTCGCATGTCG GTAATTCCACCGGGTATGGAGTTCCATCATATTGCTCCACTAGATGGTGATATAGAAACTGAACCAGAAGGGATTTTGGATCACCCTGCCCCCCAAGATCCACCAATTTGGTCTGAG ATAATGCGCTTCTTTTCCAATCCACGCAAACCTGTGATACTCGCTCTTGCCAGACCAGATCCTAAAAAGAACATCACAACTTTGGTGAAAGCGTTTGGAGAATGCCGTCCTCTCAGAGAGCTTGCTAACCTT ACATTAATTATGGGTAACCGAGACGGAATTGATGAAATGTCAAGCACAAGTTCTTCTGTTCTTCTCTCAGTACTTAAGCTGATTGACAAGTATGATCTGTACGGGCAAGTGGCATATCCTAAACACCACAAACAATCTGATGTTCCTGACATCTATCGTCTAGCAGCAAAGACAAAG GGTGTCTTCATTAATCCTGCTTTCATTGAGCCATTTGGTCTTACCTTAATTGAG GCAGCTGCTTATGGTTTGCCAATGGTTGCTACTAAAAATGGAGGTCCTGTTGATATTCATCGG GTGCTCGACAATGGTTTGCTTATAGATCCCCATGATGAGAAGTCTATTGCAGATGCTCTTTTGAAGCTTGTCAGCAACAAGCAACTGTGGGCAAAATGTAGACAGAATGGGTTGAAGAATATTCATTTATTTTCATGGCCTGAGCATTGTAAGACTTACCTGTCTAAAATAGCCACTTGCAAGCCAAGGCATCCTCAATGGCAGCGTAGCGAGGATGGGGGTGAAAGTTCAGAGTCAGAAGAATCGCCTGGTGATTCATTGAGAGATATACAGGACTTATCTCTTAACCTGAAATTTTCATTGGATGGAGAGAAGAGCGGGGATAGTGGAAATGACAATTCTTTGGATCCCGATGGAAATGCAACTGATAGAACTACGAAATTAGAGAATGCTGTTTTGTCATGGTCAAAGGGCATTTCCAAGGACACACGAAGGGGCGGGGCTACTGAAAAATCAGGCCAAAATTCAAATGCTGGTAAATTTCCGCCATTGAGGAGTAGAAATCGACTATTTGTGATTGCAGTGGATTGTGATACCACTTCAGGTCTTCTTGAAATGATTAAAGTAATCTTTGAGGCTGCTGGAGAGGATAGGGCTGAAGGCTCTATAGGGTTCATATTGTCAACCTCATTGACTATATCTGAGATACAGTCATTTCTGATCTCAGGTGGCTTGAGTCCCAACGATTTTGATGCTTATATTTGCAACAGTGGCAGTGATCTCTACTATCCATCCCTCAATTCTGAAGATCGCCTATTTGTGGGTGACTTGTATTTCCACTCTCACATTGAATACCGCTGGGGTGGAGAAGGGTTGAGAAAGACTTTAATACGCTGGGCATCTTCTATTATTGATAAGAAGGGTGAGAACAACCAGCAAATTGTGAGTCCCGCTGAACAGCTTTCTACCGACTATTGTTATGCTTTCAATGTGCGAAAGGCAGGAATG GCTCCTCCTCTCAAGGAGCTTCGTAAGTTAATGAGGATCCAAGCTCTGCGTTGCCATCCTATATATTGTCAAAATGGGACTAGACTAAATGTCATTCCAGTACTAGCATCTCGTTCCCAAGCCCTCAG GTACCTGTATGTTCGATGGGGTTTTGAACTGTCAAAGATGGTAGTGTTTGTTGGAGAATGTGGCGACACCGATTACGAAGGACTGGTTGGCGGTCTACACAAAAGTGTGATATTGAAGGGAGTCGGAAGCAGGGCAATTAGTCAACTCCATAATAACAGAAACTATCCTCTCTCAGATGTCATGCCATTGGACAGCCCAAACATCGTTCAGGCAGCTGAGGGAAGTAGCAGTGCTGATATTCAGGCTCTGTTGGAAAAAGTCGGATACCTTAAGGGATGA